Part of the Rhodococcus sp. OK302 genome is shown below.
ATTCGCGGATGACGTTCTCACTCCGAACCCACAACTCGCCCGCCTGCCCATCGGGCTGCGTGCGACCTGAATGATCGACAATGCGCGCCTCCCATCCCTGCGAGATCTGGCCTGCGGAAGCGAGTCGATCGCTGCCCGGGACATGATCCTCCGGGCGTAGTACCGACAGGAATCCCTGAAGTTCGGTACTACCGTAGATCTGGCGGAACCGACTGCAGACCACGCGGAGGGCCCGCTCCAGCAACGCGGATTCAATTGGCGCGGCACCGTATTGCACCTCACGCAAGCTCGACAAGTCGGCACCTAGTCGCGCACCCTCCAGAGCGTCGACGAGCATCTCGATAATTGTCGGGGCGGCAGTGAAGAAGTTGATGCCGTCGTGCGCAACCGTGTCGATGACTCGGTCGATATCGAATCCGTCTTGAATGAAAAGCGTTCCCCCGGTCAAAAAACACTGCATTGCCTGGGCGAATCCTGCGAGATGGAACAGCGGCATCATCACCAGGTGCCGACTACCCCGCTGCTGGTCGCCGATATCGATAGCGAACCCCGCGAGCCCGCGAATGAGTGAGCCATGATCGAGCGGAATCACCTTGGGCAAACCAGTAGTTCCACTGCTGTGAATGAGGAACGCCACCTGATCGCTGCGCAACCGGTTATGTGGGTACGGGGCTGCCGGTCCGGCGATACCGACGACTGCGTTCCAACCGTCACCACCAGGTCCGTCCACTACTCGAATGAGATCGTCGCGATTGTCGACACCGGACCGGCACGACTCATCGGCGAAAATCCCGACCGGAGTCGCGATCTCGAGCAACCGATCGATTTCGTGCCCGGTCATTCGCCAGTTCACGAGTAGCGGCACTGCGCCGAGCCGCATGAGACCGAGTGTCTGGACGAGGAATTCAACAGTGTTGTGGGAAATTACCGCAACGACGTCTTCCGCCCGTACGCCTAGGCCATACCAGCTTGCAGCGGTCTTCTCGACCCGATCCTGAAGTTGCCGGTACGTCAACTGCTCTCGATCGTCGCTCACCGCAAGGACATTCGGATCGGACGTGGCACGCCAGTCGAGAACGTGCAGCCAGGTGTACATCAGACGGTCTCCTTCTCCTGGTTCAGTTCGGATACCAGATCCTGCTCAGGATCCTGATTCGGTTCCGTAGCGATATCCTGCTTCGATTCGGGAACGTGGCGCGCGCGGCGCACTGGCCCTGTCAGCCACCCCAGAACCCGATCGAGTCCGCCGCGGGCAAACATGATGACGAGGATCAACAGGCCGCAGTAGACGAAGACGCTCATCACGTTGGCGTCGACGCCGCCTTCTCCCACTGGCACGAGGAAGGGGATGTTACCGGCGTACTGCCCGAGCAGTCGAGGCAGTGCAGTCACGAACACTGCACCGGCGATTGCGCCGCGCAAGCTGCCGAGACCGCCGATAATGATGATCACCAAGTAGTCAGTGGAAAGCGTGAACCCGAACGCCTGTGGGGTAATGAACTGAATCGTGACGGCCAGGAACACGCCGGCAATGCCCGCGTACACCGAGGCGACGAAGAAGGCTCCGGCCTTGTACCGGCCCACGTTGACCCCCATGGATGCGGCCGCCACTTCGCTCTCGCGCACCATGGACAGAGCCAACCCCGGCCTTGCCTGGACGATCCGACGGGCAGCAATGAATGTCACCACCACCAAGACGATTCCGACCAGCCATAGTTTTTCCACTGCACCGAAGGGCACACCCAATATGTGCCACGGCTCGCTGTCACCGAAGTTCACGCCGAAGATATCGAATTCCGGTACCGCACGGCCGATATAGCCACCGCTGAATTGCTCGACCTCGTTGAGGAAGTGGACCCAGATAAACACCAACCCGATGGTGACCACCGCCAAGTAGAGTCCGGTGACCCGACTCGACAGCGGGCTGAGCAGCAGTCCACCTATCCCCGCGGCAAGAACTGCCCCGACGGCAGCAACAACGGGTGGCAGGCCCAAGCCCCATACGTTCTCACCCGACGGGCTCGCCAGGATGACGTAGCCGTACGCTCCGATGCCGACAAAAACTGCATGGGCCAACGAAATCTGACCGGCGACGCCCACGAGCATGGTCAAGCCCATCGCAGCGATTGCTGCAGCCATGGCCAGACCGCCGACTTGCAACCAGAATTCACTGACGAAGTACGGTGCAACAACCAGCGCTACCAGGAGTCCTGCTACGAGTAAACGTCCTCTAGACACGGGCCACCTGCTTCGAACTGAACAGACCCTCGGACCTCACCAGCAAAACAACCAACAGCAGTATCCACGCGCTGATACCGGACAGGTTGTGCGCCCATCCGCCCAATGAGCTCTCGTAGGTCGCTGCAAACGCTTCGGTCAGGCCGAGCATCATGCCGCCAACCAGTGCGCCGCCG
Proteins encoded:
- a CDS encoding class I adenylate-forming enzyme family protein, coding for MYTWLHVLDWRATSDPNVLAVSDDREQLTYRQLQDRVEKTAASWYGLGVRAEDVVAVISHNTVEFLVQTLGLMRLGAVPLLVNWRMTGHEIDRLLEIATPVGIFADESCRSGVDNRDDLIRVVDGPGGDGWNAVVGIAGPAAPYPHNRLRSDQVAFLIHSSGTTGLPKVIPLDHGSLIRGLAGFAIDIGDQQRGSRHLVMMPLFHLAGFAQAMQCFLTGGTLFIQDGFDIDRVIDTVAHDGINFFTAAPTIIEMLVDALEGARLGADLSSLREVQYGAAPIESALLERALRVVCSRFRQIYGSTELQGFLSVLRPEDHVPGSDRLASAGQISQGWEARIVDHSGRTQPDGQAGELWVRSENVIREYWRNAEETEAAFTDDGWYRTGDMAILDEDRFLRIVGRTKDMIISGGENVYPAEIERALLEHPAVVDVAVVARPHPKWGETPVAFVVCAANAVPAEGELARHCRERLAGFKCPSSIEHIEELPRNALGKVRKVELRERLVVSSS
- a CDS encoding branched-chain amino acid ABC transporter permease, which gives rise to MSRGRLLVAGLLVALVVAPYFVSEFWLQVGGLAMAAAIAAMGLTMLVGVAGQISLAHAVFVGIGAYGYVILASPSGENVWGLGLPPVVAAVGAVLAAGIGGLLLSPLSSRVTGLYLAVVTIGLVFIWVHFLNEVEQFSGGYIGRAVPEFDIFGVNFGDSEPWHILGVPFGAVEKLWLVGIVLVVVTFIAARRIVQARPGLALSMVRESEVAAASMGVNVGRYKAGAFFVASVYAGIAGVFLAVTIQFITPQAFGFTLSTDYLVIIIIGGLGSLRGAIAGAVFVTALPRLLGQYAGNIPFLVPVGEGGVDANVMSVFVYCGLLILVIMFARGGLDRVLGWLTGPVRRARHVPESKQDIATEPNQDPEQDLVSELNQEKETV